The DNA segment GGCCGCGCATTtgagttttgcagaaaaaaaaaataataaaactgtACTCACATTTTACTCGCCAATAGCAGTAAAGCGTGGTGATGGTGTGTGCAACGTCGCCACTCCCTCGCTCGATGAGGGGCGATTTGAATTGTGCTAAAGGTATGCAGGCCCTTCAGATGCGATTTTTTCATGAACTAAGTCtttccttggcacaaaacaagtgcTGTGAGGTTTCTGCAATGCTACTTCAACAGTCCAcatcaacttagtatttgcctttagtgtccctttaacagtaCGTGCCTGGTACTTACAGTTCATGAATGGCATGCACATTATCCGCATGATAGAACATTCTTGACAGGATAGCATAGACTACACAGTTGGGTACAAGATACATGCCAATGGGTGTAAACATATTTTTAGAGTGCATATCAAGTTTCAGCAGTGAATGAAGCATTGTGTGTATTGTATTGAGTAGCTTTTATTTCTTCCATGTATGCAACGGCCCCTGGGTTAAAAGCTGTGCAGCAGCTTGACAAGGACACAGAGGCCGCGTGATGTGAGCAGTGGATGTGCATAGTCTACTTTCAAGAAAGACCACCAACAGAAACTGGAAAGAAAACTGTATTCTCGTCCGGACACAAAGTGCATGCCTCGGTTACCTTTCAGAACTTCAAATTGTACTCTGTATGCAACTGCATTGCACAAGTATGACATGACAGTGGTGATGAATGTGGCAGCAGATGGTGAGCCAAAAGCTACGTCTCGTCTCCACAATGTGTTGCTGAAAATGAATACATCTTTTATAACCCACACATTGTGCAGTGAAATAGGCATAGGTGTGCTGATGAAAAAAACACACCCCAGTGCCTGACAAATCAGCTCGTGACAATCTTCATTTACATGCTGCAAACTTCGATGTGGGCGTGGAGCACTTTGAGTGTCAAACATGTGCCCACGTCAAAGTTCTTCCCTTTCTCTATGAAACAGCTACGTGCCGCATATGATCTCTGCAGCTTGCTCCAGACGCATCCCTCAGTGAAACTTGAGGAACTAGGCAATGATGCCACAGGCTCGACGATTGCAAGACTGACCTGCTTACTTTCTATGTGCTATGTACACCAAACCAAAGAAACACAACGACAGTGTTCACAGCGTCACACGCCATGTCTTGCTCAGTACCTTGGCTGGAAATAGGGCCCACCACGTGCCTGCCCACCATAGTGCCGATATCGTGGGCTAGGGGGCCTGCCACCATGCCACTCAGACTCATAGGCACTGTAGCCTTCATGAAAACGGTCCACCGGTCTGCCACGCATTTCATAGCCATAGTAACCActgcctctgccacgcatgcggTTGCCACCATTGCTCatggcttgctgctgctgctgctgtggctgatGATGCGGCGTCCTCGGAGAGTAGTAATCACCCCGCTCCCACATGCCCCTCTCTTCCATGGGCCCCGCGGGTGGCGACCGGTCCAGTGAAGAGCGCATTTGGACAGTCTCAATCTTGGCAGGTGTTGCATGGAAGTCTGAGGAAAAGGAGTCATGCACTTGAAATTCTGATGAAGATGGAGAATCCTGAATCCGGAACTCGGAAGACGAGTCCCGGATGTGAAATTCTGACGATGGTGGTTCATTTATCCTGTACTCTGATGATGGTGACTCTCGCACTCGAAAttctgacgatgatgacgactcACGCACTCGAAATTCAGAGCGTTCTCTTGTTGTGTAATCAGAGGACTCATTGAGGCGAAACTCTGTAGATTTACGAGCATCAAAATCAACTGAGTCAAGAAGACTAAACTCGGATGACTCCCTTGTGGCAAAGTCAGTTGATTCGCGGCGGTGAGGCTCTGATGGTGTCTCTTGCGCAGGAAAATCCAGGACAAGGTCTTGCTTTATGAGATCGGGAGAAGGATTGCGCATGTGCCTTGTGTCACCTTGACTAGCCAATGAGGGAGTAAGTTTTGATGTGGACGATGTCATAACTGCAGGCTGGGCAGGCGCATCCAGCTGTGGTCTAGCATCTTCATTCCTCTCACTGAGTGTGGGGCCAGGTGAAGTAGTTTCGGCAGCAGGGCTCACCTGTGGTTGGACTAGCGTGATGAGATTGCTCAGTTTCTTGCGGTGCAGGCCTTCTGCACGCTCGTCGTCACCAGAGCCATCATCATCAAGCTCCATGTCTGTCACATCAAAGTTCTCGGCGACTGGAATCAGGTAGTCTGCAGACGGTGATGGTGGCGTCTCCGACCTTCCCTTTGGAGCTGCAACACTTCTGTGAGCTGCCCCAGTCACAGTTTTGATTGGCTCCAGGTAGGCCTGCAGGGCAGGTGGGAtcggtggaggtgctagtgcagGTGTGCTCTGTGATGCTGTTGCGTTGCTGCCGCCTGCTTTCGGTGACACCTGCATCCAGGCATTTGGGCTTGCAAGACTCGGTATCCTGGACCCAAAGTTAGTGCTTATCCTTGCATCTGGAGAATCTTGTGGTGTGCTGGGTTTAATCGCATGAACCCGCATGTCAGAGTCCATAAGCGTTGCGGCCTTCCTTGCAGAATTCTCATCAAGCACGGGTGTCCCCTGTCCACTGTTCTCGTCCTTCAGGGGTGTGTTGCCACTGTGGACCTCGGACAGTGCAGCAGCGGTTCGAAAGACTGCTGAAGAGTAAGGAGGCGAGTCAGCCTGTTTGGGTGTGTTGCTAGCAGAGCTTGTGGACGAGAACAGCCCACCAGGTATGTGACCCATGCTTTGCATCAGATTTGAGAGCCGGCTCTCAAGTGTGCTTTGTGCTGGAATAGCAGTAGCAAGGGCCGACGTATTGACTACTGTAGGTGCAGCCCTGTTCTCCTGGAATTCTTGGTTGAAAGCATCTAGCCACGATGAGAGCACTGTTGGACCTGTTAAAGAAGAAAATACAGTCTTATTCAAACAAgtcaaaggaaaacaaaaaagtaTTGTGACACAACTATGACTCAAAATTGCACAGCTTCAGCTGTTAGAAGTTTCATCTATCCTGCCCATAATTGTCAATAATGTACAGCACGTAGTCATAGTCATTGCTTAGATATCTCCAATCCATGTCAAATAAGTGCACCAAGTTCAGTGTCAGTGCTGCCAAGTTAAATTATTGAGTACAAGAACAGCCTATAGAATGTGGCCTGTGAAGTTCTCGGCAATACTAATAAGCAGTACAATGAAAGATTAAACAGGGCTAGTGTACAAATGCAGTTAaccctcgatataacgaagtaggtaaaatcggcactttgttatatcaaaatttcgttatattgaaattcaaccttttatgcaaatatttAGTTATCAACAGATTTTCTTACACGCCGTAAAGCTTTCTGAATTATTGGGAAGTTGCAAAAAAATGGAATTTCAATAAGAaaaaattttgttgaatttgagagttggcTACCAGAAATACGATGTATCATGCCACGTCGATGATATCTTCTCATCTGCGGCGTTATGAAGTGAAGCCTGTGAAGCTTTTGTGTCCACTTCGCTGCAAAAGTGGGAAGATGCTATCGGTGGGCCGCTTTACACACAGTCCACCCAATGCAGCATCGAAACCAGGCTGGACaccgcaaagaaagctttgcgttAGAATCACACAAATGCAAGGCAAGAGGCGATTACCGGTTATTTGCTCAGCTTTCATTTTTGTTGTAAAGTTCCAACATTGCACGCATGTCATGTCTGAGCAAATGGGCAGAATGCGGTACTGCGTGTGAAATTTTGGTAGCCATTATGCATTATTTCTAGTGAAGAAACTAAATTTTTGACACCTGCTTCTTGCGTTTAATCAAGGTGCAAAAGCCACAGATGCTGCTAGAGAGATTTGTGAAGTGTATGGCAAAGAAGTGATGCCTGTTAAGACGGCTCAAAATTGGTTTAAGTGCTTCAAAGATGGCAATTTCATTCCATAATAACGTCGAATTGTAGGCTTGGCTGGATGATTTCTTCGAGTCGAAACCAGGTGATTTCTCCGTTGAGGCATTGACCAGCTTGTTCAACATTGAAAAGAAGTCGTAAATAACAATGGTGAATACATAATTAATTTAgttgtttatttcttgtttatttttgtgaaaacttaaacataaagaaagaaagaaaaaaaaaataacacacttgcatgcacgcacacacacccgaACTAATGGGCCAGCCCAATAtgtgccacttcaagccgcgctGCATGGCGTCCATCATGCGCTTAAAGGTGGGGGgcgcattgcaaaggccaaaaggcatgacattgaattcatGTAACCAGACAGGTGTAACAAATGCAGTCCGGAGACGATCGATGTCTGCCATGGGTACCTGGCAATACCCCGAGCGCAGATCTAAAGATTAAAAGTACTCGGCACCTTGTAAGCAATCAAGGGCATCATCGACCTGCGGCAAAGGATATACATCTTTTCGAGTGATCTTATTAAGGCGCCGGTAATCTACGCAAGGTACTAAGCACTATACGGTCACGGCCacatgtgctcggcaaggtgcgctgcagtgaccgtaggatggtaagacctcgaattagtctagacttgaggagggaacggaagaaactggtacataagaagccaatcaatgagttagtggtaagagggaaactagagcaattccggatcaagctacagaacaggcattcggctttaactcaggaagaggacctcagtgttgaagcaatgaacgacaatcttatgggcatcattaaagggaagctgaaacacttttcgaaaaaaatgagttctctgcggcattctacagttttgagtgcCCTGAACActaatatctggttcaaaaaggtcggaaaacaaacgcaagcggctgttttttcaagaaaacgcgcaccagcgcctcagggcatcgcgagaacgccgctgttgcccgtgattggtcggggccgctgtgacatcaatcgcggcagtcgccggtcggcgccacTGCAGGCCGCcatttcagagcgtagcacgctgttctgttctggcttcacggctgagttgtaagcattatggaacgttctcgctgtctcggacagcttgtattttcgccgtacatgttcgaaccgacagccgacacgGAAAACGATGGAGGCAATGgtggtaacggcggcaacgacgatgttgagcgtggcaacagcgagagctatttgtgcaccttctcgagcgttggaaatcttagctggtacgtacatttttttttcatgtagctgcacgttccaatgacaggagaaaaaatgcgctaaagtgtcactgggaacttgctgctggaagaatgccgaagcactaacttctcattagattgtaaacacgggtgcaattccgcgatgtcaagcaccttgccgctgcttgtctaaagtcccgtggttttttgagtgttgatacacgatcgcgaacataagtgccgcgttttaaaccgcgcacatgcagtgctccgaggtacagtcacggaagttgcttatcatacacatccagagatggccagaggtattatatgtgcaatattcatactatggttcgacgactttgcgattgtggctcgatcaagaatcggtatgcgtgctccatgctagtgttgacataaagatattaggcagttttagcaccgccgtgtggtaaacactataactgcaaccgtacgtcgaatgtcactaggcaagcctatactccatttcatacctcaggtgcaacgctgtggaagctacgcacgaagtccggtcactaaaatttattactgcgcgcgtttgctcgcgcgagcatgcacgtgaacctgccgcgacgggcagcttaaCGAAAGAAcatttaaaggggttgggacaccaaattttgaggctataaaaagcatgttgtaggctgcttccgtatgcaaggacacccagaacgaggtattggacgctgcgaacattccaaaataattttaattcagctccaaagagtcattaaaaactccttctcgtagtcgagacccatcgctagcgcggcagttactacgtcacagaggaggaacgaaaatattgacgtcatggcacaccagcacaaaaacgtgacgtatgatgagtagcgatgaaatgccgattacggagcctgctgagccgagtagccgagcatagcctccactatgaccgagctacaggcatatagaaatcctttcttaatgcaaagaaggggtaaggcgtgcagacacggacacaagaggagagaagtggacaacacgaacgccgcacgccggcccgcgaatggcaaactgcgtgcggcgagttgccctgcggacgggcctttacacgtttgagtgtaacactagccggccgactccgaaagggaccaggatatgcggcgttcgtgttgtctgcttctctcctcgcatagtcgcatagttcggcagctcggagcggactctccttcgcttggcctttccacatTACCGGCCCGTCCatgttaccggcacggaaactcgccgaaCGCCGTTCGCCGGCCCCCGTGCGACGGTGGTTTTGCTCGcaaacggcgagatttccttgccgtagagaggacgggcccgggacccatttgtgcggcagccgtacggagaagcggccaatcagcgaccgaggagtagtcactctggcatcgacggcagcttcaccgcctctgatcgttcggcgccgccgatatcgtcgctaggccttttccggttcacttcaaagctaaagcttacggcgcttcggaatgaatcaccgactctcacaagccgcaatattttcttaactttgttgtcgctcttcgcgatagttataataatcgcgacatgcacttcgaatcgccagttgtttacctctgctggcagagcacgcgtatgcgcgagcagacgacgcagcatagttttacgtcactattttttgtggctcacgtgaccaagccatgttgcgtgtcctcctctgtgacgtcatagcatctcccggagcccagaaactgaaaccgaaatcgctcggtataataatgctattattaaattatttatcggatatatatgaatcccgctgtgtgtatcgtgctccctgaagcatgacgcaacgtttgaatcaacaaacgcatgaacgaaaattttgatgtctccacccctttaatgaaaatcgcaaaagaaaacaaacgtgagcggcggcggcggcagatctctcgtagcgtcgttcaataaagcgcaggacggaaagaggcatgccagtacatgcgagcacgccggtccggcagctcggtcgccgcgaatgacgtcactctcgccggttctctcctctggcaaccacctcaccggcgctccgggaagcgatgggggcgtgtccgcgggggtgatttagaaagcgatttccgccccttatactaacaaaacgaagaaaaaaaaaattcggaaccgtaaattattagatctgttcttcccaatcccagcaattcatagaaattgaaaaccgtttcagcttccctttaaggagtgcgcaatagaagtcggtggtaactccgttagacaggataccagtaagctatcgcaggagacgaaagatcttatcaagaaatgccaatgtatgaaagcctctaaccctacagctagaatagaactggcagaactttctaagttaatcatattatggatacaattgaacatgctgtcaggaatggaggaagcctaaaagcagagaagaataaactaggaataggcaagaatcagatgtatgcgttaagagacaaagccggcaatatcattactaatatggatgagatagttcaagtggctgaggagttctatagagatttatacagtaccagtggcacccatgacgataatggaagagagaatagtctagaggaatttaaaatcccacaggtaacgcgggaataagtaaagaaagccttggggagctatacaaagggggaaggcagctggggaagatcaggtaacggcagatttgctgaaggatggtgggcagattgttctagagaaactggccaccctgtatacgcacgcaatgcctcatgacctcgagcgtaccggaatcttggaagaacgctaacataatcctaatccataagaaaggggacgccaaagacttgaaaaattatagaatgatcagcttactgtgcgttgcctacaaagtatttactaaggtaatcacatatagaatcaggaacaccttagacttctgtcaaccaaaggaccaggcaggattccgtaaaggctactcaacaatagaccatattcacactatcaatcaggtgatagagaaatgtgctaaatataaccaacccttatatacagctttcattgattatgaaaaagcgtttgattcagtcgaaacctcagcagtcatggaggcattacggaattaggatgtagacaagccgtatgtaaacatactgaaagacatctatagcggctccacagccaccgtagtcctccataaagaaagcaatgaaatcccaataaagaaaggcgtcagacaggcagatacaatctctccaatgctattcacagcgtgtttacaggaaatattcagagacctggagtgggaagaattggggataaaagttcatggcgaataccttagtaacttgcgattcactgacgatactgccttgcttagtaactcaggagaccaattgcaatgcatgctcactgacctggagaggaaatgcagaagggtgggtctaaaagttaatctgcggaaaactgaagcaatgtttaacagtctcggaagagaacagcagtttacgataggtagtgaggcactggaagtggtaagggaatacatctacttagggcaggtagtgaccacggaaccggatcatgagactgaaataatcaaaagaataagaatgggctggggtgcgtttggcaggcattctcaaattatgaacagcaggttgcctctatccctcaagagaaaagtgtataacagctgtgtcaccagtactcacgtatggggcagaaacctggaggcttacgaaaagggttctgcttaaattgaggacgacgcaacaagctatggaaagaagaatgatgggtgtaacgttaagggataagaaaagagcagattgggtgagggaacaaacgcgggttaatgacatcttagttgaaatcaagaaaaagaaatgggcatgggcaaaacatgtaatgaggagggaagataaccgatggtcattaaaggttatggactggattccaagggaagggaagcatatcagggagcggcagaaagttaggtgggtggatgacattaagaagtttgcagggacaacatggccacaagtagtacatgactggggtagttggagaagtatgggagaggcctttgccctgcagtgggcgtaaccaggctgatgatgatgaatccacACAGAAGTGGATGGAACCATAATTTTTCTTTACAAGAACGACTGGAGAGGCTCATGAACTATGTGATGGTCAAATGATGTCTCGTCATCGCATGTTGTTGACCTGCTCTGTAATAATGCGGAATTCTGTGGCGGAAACACAATATGGTTGTTGACGCAGCGGTGAATTAGAGCCTGTCAAAGTAGTGATGAACAGTTCAGGTGCGGCCAAGGGCAGGCTGAGCAACGTCGAAAGAACTGTGGAACTGGCACAGCAGATGGAGAAGCTTGAAGCATTGAAGAGGAGAGTCTGTGGGCAATAGATTAACTGAACAGATCGTTAGCTGACGAGTCGGAAAAGTTGAAGGCACTCAGTGCATCGAGGTCAGCTGTAGACTCATTTGGCACGTAGAAAATGTCCCAGGAATCAATGGGTTGCACGGATCCAAGACATTCACCTCGAAGCAGCTTGGCAGGAAAAGGCAGTCTCTTTGGCGCAGCACGTCAGATCAAGGGACGGCTGGTGGTGATGAAGTCTGCTAGGTCATATTGGCTGGCATGGTTGACTGTAGTGTGTGGGATCGGAGTTTCAGGGTGTAGGCATTGTGGAGAACCCTGGACCTCCACCACTTGAAGAGAGGTTTATTGGACGTGGGCCATGAATCCAGAAAGGTCCGCAGTGAAGAGTACTGGTTAAGGTCGAGCACTGCCTCATGCACTGTGTTGGCGATCCTGTCTGTGCTTAGGCTGCCCTCCTCCTCTTCATTACACTAGTATTGGTTCGGGAAGTAAAATAGTTGGAGTTTTGCCCGAAAAGTGAGGCACTGATAGCGATGGCAAAATATTAGGCAACAACACGAAGGTTCACAGTTTTATCATCTGTGATAATTggagtaaacattcacttactaatcaaattaacaagcatggtggcacGTGCACACAGGTAGACATGAACACATCTATGTTACTCTATGATCGTGAACACTTGGTGTCACAAGGCTGCCTTGATGAAGAGCGCCATCAGCAGGGAGCAAATGCTTCCTGCTTCCCCTTGTTTTACCACATCTCGGAAACTATAGATTACGTGACTCCCAACTCTAGGCATGCAGGaagacagcgcacacgaagccaacaGCCACCTGCTCACCCAGCCTTTGCCCCAATTGTAGTGCGCCCTTGATCCACAGAGCTCTCTCTGTCTTTTAATGTCACGGCAGTGACTGGGGCCTTTATTTTGCAAGTAGGAGTGTGCGAGTGCTGAATAGTAGCTTTTCAattgaatcaagaaaaaaaagactaatATCGAATAAGAAAAATTTTCACAACATTTATTGCTGACAAAATTTGGGCAAGGAAATatggtgctgcacatgctcaggagtctcctagcattgccTAACTTAGGTACAAAGAAATCAAGGTATACAGTGCAGTCTTTAAACGGAACACAGAATTAGTATCCCGGCACTGATTACACTtcagttctagtatatgaaggtctgaaaaatatttttttttgttaatatgATTCCTGTTGAATAAAATCAAGTGCTATTTTttcctctgaaactaatgaattagtaACTTTATGTTGTACTGAATGCCAATGAGGTTTTCGGTATAACAATGCACCTGTGTTTTGCGATAATCAGTTATTTACTGTATAGAAATTGTTTATTTCCAGTTTGTGTCCAAAATACAGAAGTGCTAAACCAACATTTTATGGCCGTTAAGTTGTAAGGCCAATCTGCACGAGAGACAAAAGGTCAGCACATTATGTGATTCGACCCTCACTCTGCACGTATGCGACGCCAACGGTAAAGAACAAGCACCGTCCGCACCATTTTCTTGTCAGGTTTGGCGTGATTTACAACTTGCCAAAATATGTGAAATCTGGAGGGTCGCAGCAAGTTCGTCTGGCGGTCGCTAACCCCCCCCTGTTTATCCACTGTATCTGGCTTTCGTTTGTGACGCAGTTTATTGGCTTTCTGAGTGTCGTAGATCTGCGATTACATCTGTATTGATTTAGCACTAAACCGTAACTTTATTCACTTATGCCCAATGAAGCAGTGCAGATTAGGCCTAATGGCCGAGGCACTGTGGCTGTGATGAAAATTAGCTGCTGGCAGGTATGTTAACGGGCCACAAGGCGTCGCAGAATGCTTGCTGCTAATATGTTCATACAGGTGGCTCATCAGTGATTGTTCCCAAAATAAAGTGTGCGGGTTAGACTCGCAGCTATTGAAATGACATGAAGTTCGTCGCTGTGTATCCAACATGATCTGCTTGCCGATCGGCGGCTAGTTGGCCTGATCTTTGCACATGCTTTCACACTTTCCGAATTAGGCGCTGCTTTTGTTGCCGTTCGCACTGTCCGCGTCTTGTCATTTTGATTAGTCCGACAGTACCGACAGAGGTGGCCCCAGCAGACGTGGCACTGCTTCGCGAATTGCAGTGCGATTACCGGCCCAGGTCTTTGTCAGCGAGCTCTTGCAATGACAAAGACCGCTACTGTGTCAGGCAGACCAACCCTTCGGTGACCCGCTCAGCATTCCTTTTGCACTGAAAACGAAGTGAAACGCTCGCTTGGGTGGCATCGAGCGCGAGGGGCTCTGCGGTGCACACGACAATGTGTGGGTCTCCATCTGAATATATCAAATATTCGAGAAACCAAATAGTAGATATTCGATTAGAGAACAAAATTATTCGAATGTTCACCATTCAATTCGATTCAGTGATACTTGAGTATTCGCACACCGCTAATAGCAAGTTTTCAGTAGTattcgacgtaatagttctgcggaaacccgcaaggtggagagaagtaatgaataaagggaaaatcggacatccacccattcgtagcaattgctacaaaagaaacctatacgggttcctcggaagaaaagcctcagagttgaagaaaaattcgccctagtctgggactcgaacccgggaccactgccttctggggcagccgctctaccatctgagcttgAAGCAAGCAGTTTGGAGTGCAGCTCTTTGGCACCCGTTCCTACGGTGAGCATTGCCATCGGCGTTGTacttcgtaaccgagcgaacgaacacagcaaaggatgaaagcgaaGAGAGTATGCAGCATGagcacaaagtgctgcatgagtagaggtctgtctgcggtggctgttGTGAATTACGGCCACGCATCACCCTTGCACTACCTCATGCGATttcctgattagcgaggcagctgcaccacatttcgccctgtttgcaatgtgccgtacaagacagattgtctgcgccagccaatatattgcgaaatgaaaacacatatacatatatagagaTCCGGGCATTGACCTCGGTATGACGCTCCATAGTGCTCTGTAGCGGCTATCGCGAGCACTCGATTTTTGAGCTACAACTTTACATTTTGCTGTGATATTCTGCTGTAGAGTGTTAACTATTTTGTATCTGTAATAAGCTTTGTACAATTTTTGCTCTGAAAATATAAGTTAATCATTAAGAAAGTTTGCGGTGAATTTCATGAATTATTTGTGTTTGCTAATTTTTATTACACATTTTGTTATTagcattttttttcgaaatgtgCTTTTGCAATGTGCATTAGTACACACATTTTTGTATATAATATTGCGCTATAAGTTAACCTTTTCcttgaaaaagaaatcgtaagTAGGACCAACCAAGAGCTTGAATATTTCACTATGTGTCTTGTAATTTTCCGTAACTCAGAGTACTTAATGTATGGGtataattttttaaagaaatgcccAGTGATATACCCACAATTTGTATATTCTGGAATTtcactaaatattttttttgccagagatattactccttactcaAAAATTTTTTGAATTTTTTTGTTCAAGAATTTTTTTATGTAAATAGAATTTTTTCTATTTTAAAAAATAAGTACTATTTGAAAGCACGTTCATTTACCTTTACTTTTGTGTACCGCATGACACTGTAAACTTATTAGCTGTTGCACAAAATATTCTCAACTAA comes from the Dermacentor variabilis isolate Ectoservices chromosome 2, ASM5094787v1, whole genome shotgun sequence genome and includes:
- the LOC142571468 gene encoding uncharacterized protein LOC142571468 isoform X2; protein product: MSINESNLVKKLTSVTNTQDSVQTLSLWIIHHRAHHRKIVDIWTKVLKKSKPVHRLTMLYLANDVLQNGKRKGVQQFVESFGDVLPEQTPLFRDERIAKQVDRVFSIWAERSVFSSDFIKGLKEMLHESKHSGSHHRSGSKHELSSDDSTKLPKEPEKKESGKPKNPEVEKIILEFKPEKAIEKIKKIKKIEIETSTKLTNLTSRNMDVSSSEVLRKFKDRSHGQQFQKDFDEATRCLEEYIKALEKEVSERTELISMLEDAKVYYDSQNGEARIVASAYKNFGNRVKGLKKKLEAKTKTLPSPVPSPTPDAPSPTNSDDGLQLPAIQETGSEPATEEAPLTDNGAVIDSPCSAPSPGSAPSPEGSPVGLSPVVPETGDSGTTSNATGNAAALSSFMSQSPTVLSSWLDAFNQEFQENRAAPTVVNTSALATAIPAQSTLESRLSNLMQSMGHIPGGLFSSTSSASNTPKQADSPPYSSAVFRTAAALSEVHSGNTPLKDENSGQGTPVLDENSARKAATLMDSDMRVHAIKPSTPQDSPDARISTNFGSRIPSLASPNAWMQVSPKAGGSNATASQSTPALAPPPIPPALQAYLEPIKTVTGAAHRSVAAPKGRSETPPSPSADYLIPVAENFDVTDMELDDDGSGDDERAEGLHRKKLSNLITLVQPQVSPAAETTSPGPTLSERNEDARPQLDAPAQPAVMTSSTSKLTPSLASQGDTRHMRNPSPDLIKQDLVLDFPAQETPSEPHRRESTDFATRESSEFSLLDSVDFDARKSTEFRLNESSDYTTRERSEFRVRESSSSSEFRVRESPSSEYRINEPPSSEFHIRDSSSEFRIQDSPSSSEFQVHDSFSSDFHATPAKIETVQMRSSLDRSPPAGPMEERGMWERGDYYSPRTPHHQPQQQQQQAMSNGGNRMRGRGSGYYGYEMRGRPVDRFHEGYSAYESEWHGGRPPSPRYRHYGGQARGGPYFQPRY
- the LOC142571468 gene encoding uncharacterized protein LOC142571468 isoform X1, with product MSINESNLVKKLTSVTNTQDSVQTLSLWIIHHRAHHRKIVDIWTKVLKKSKPVHRLTMLYLANDVLQNGKRKGVQQFVESFGDVLPEQTPLFRDERIAKQVDRVFSIWAERSVFSSDFIKGLKEMLHESKHSGSHHRSGSKHELSSDDSTKLPKEPEKKESGKPKNPEVEKIILEFKPEKAIEKIKKIKKIEIETSTKLTNLTSRNMDVSSSEVLRKFKVGHLSLLRTDRSHGQQFQKDFDEATRCLEEYIKALEKEVSERTELISMLEDAKVYYDSQNGEARIVASAYKNFGNRVKGLKKKLEAKTKTLPSPVPSPTPDAPSPTNSDDGLQLPAIQETGSEPATEEAPLTDNGAVIDSPCSAPSPGSAPSPEGSPVGLSPVVPETGDSGTTSNATGNAAALSSFMSQSPTVLSSWLDAFNQEFQENRAAPTVVNTSALATAIPAQSTLESRLSNLMQSMGHIPGGLFSSTSSASNTPKQADSPPYSSAVFRTAAALSEVHSGNTPLKDENSGQGTPVLDENSARKAATLMDSDMRVHAIKPSTPQDSPDARISTNFGSRIPSLASPNAWMQVSPKAGGSNATASQSTPALAPPPIPPALQAYLEPIKTVTGAAHRSVAAPKGRSETPPSPSADYLIPVAENFDVTDMELDDDGSGDDERAEGLHRKKLSNLITLVQPQVSPAAETTSPGPTLSERNEDARPQLDAPAQPAVMTSSTSKLTPSLASQGDTRHMRNPSPDLIKQDLVLDFPAQETPSEPHRRESTDFATRESSEFSLLDSVDFDARKSTEFRLNESSDYTTRERSEFRVRESSSSSEFRVRESPSSEYRINEPPSSEFHIRDSSSEFRIQDSPSSSEFQVHDSFSSDFHATPAKIETVQMRSSLDRSPPAGPMEERGMWERGDYYSPRTPHHQPQQQQQQAMSNGGNRMRGRGSGYYGYEMRGRPVDRFHEGYSAYESEWHGGRPPSPRYRHYGGQARGGPYFQPRY